One stretch of Bacteroidota bacterium DNA includes these proteins:
- the rsmI gene encoding 16S rRNA (cytidine(1402)-2'-O)-methyltransferase yields the protein MFGKLYLVATPIGNLDDMTFRAIETLKKVDIVVYEERKEGSRLLRHFGIEKPVESLNEHNEAASTFIILDHLKNGKSVAIVSDCGTPVFSDPGQLLVRKAVDVGIKVVPIPGASSLMPALTVSGFSIDQFVFYGWLSPKRPRRVIELQQLRRELRTIILMDTPYRLVPLMKDISEVFGITRRVCVAFDLTMPDEEIFHGTAPQLAAKFEKEDRKGEFVLVIEGKGK from the coding sequence ATGTTTGGAAAATTGTACCTTGTTGCTACACCGATCGGAAATTTAGATGATATGACGTTTCGCGCAATTGAAACGCTAAAGAAAGTCGATATCGTTGTCTATGAAGAACGAAAAGAAGGGAGTCGCTTACTTCGTCATTTCGGAATTGAAAAACCGGTAGAGAGTTTAAATGAGCATAATGAAGCGGCATCAACATTCATTATTCTCGATCATTTAAAAAATGGAAAAAGTGTCGCCATCGTCTCCGATTGCGGAACTCCCGTGTTTTCCGATCCCGGACAATTACTTGTTCGAAAAGCAGTTGATGTAGGGATAAAAGTAGTGCCTATTCCCGGTGCATCATCACTGATGCCGGCCCTTACTGTATCGGGATTTTCCATTGATCAATTTGTGTTTTACGGATGGCTTTCACCGAAGCGTCCGCGCCGCGTCATTGAGTTGCAGCAGCTCCGACGTGAACTTCGCACGATTATATTGATGGACACACCGTATCGTCTTGTTCCGTTGATGAAGGATATTTCGGAAGTGTTCGGAATCACTCGCAGAGTCTGTGTAGCATTCGATCTGACAATGCCGGATGAAGAAATATTTCACGGAACAGCTCCTCAACTTGCCGCAAAGTTCGAAAAAGAGGACCGAAAAGGGGAATTTGTTCTGGTGATTGAAGGAAAAGGGAAATAG
- a CDS encoding T9SS type A sorting domain-containing protein encodes MKKSTYSIILLLFAASTSLSQVYEWKQVGKLDRTLNPFWIFFHVDSTNRIYVCTEWFYTQFKYSDDEGKTWQTKADSTFIKDYFGYSIGLDSNGIIATLDISEFGKNTSKVPNPVQWFIEKLDYLKTNKNPWIKVSKSNKIFLPTFIVLTSKDSGKYWKMNDILNSRPEGHFYWTDSLRLHFQKQSATSILVDNDDRIIVSSRVGIYSSENDGLFWKKQNYGLTDSSIAMIRMSKDGSIFAISDSGRIFKGTLSPNSIQFDKPNTPSMGYLLFQNYPNPFNPSTVINFTIPRDEFVRIGIYNVLGAEIEVIMNETLSRGVHSVRWEAKNHPSGLYFYQIHSGGYSETRKMLLLR; translated from the coding sequence ATGAAAAAATCTACTTATAGTATAATCCTCTTATTGTTCGCTGCGTCAACATCCCTCTCTCAAGTGTATGAATGGAAACAAGTCGGGAAACTTGATCGAACACTGAATCCTTTTTGGATATTTTTTCACGTAGACAGCACAAATCGCATTTACGTTTGTACTGAATGGTTCTACACTCAGTTTAAATATTCAGACGATGAGGGGAAAACGTGGCAAACAAAAGCTGATTCAACGTTTATAAAAGATTACTTCGGATATTCCATAGGTCTTGACTCAAATGGAATTATCGCCACTCTTGATATCAGTGAATTCGGGAAAAACACATCCAAAGTGCCAAATCCCGTCCAATGGTTTATAGAGAAGTTGGACTATTTGAAGACGAATAAAAATCCTTGGATAAAAGTTTCAAAATCCAATAAAATATTTCTACCGACATTCATTGTCCTCACTTCTAAAGATTCAGGAAAATATTGGAAGATGAATGATATTTTAAATAGTAGACCTGAGGGGCATTTTTACTGGACGGACAGTTTGCGGCTTCATTTTCAAAAACAATCCGCCACATCAATTTTAGTTGATAATGATGATCGTATCATTGTTAGTTCAAGAGTGGGAATCTATTCTTCTGAGAATGATGGTCTATTCTGGAAAAAGCAAAATTACGGATTAACAGATTCATCCATTGCAATGATCAGAATGAGTAAGGATGGAAGTATTTTTGCGATTTCGGATAGCGGTCGCATTTTTAAGGGAACGCTCTCCCCAAATTCCATTCAGTTCGATAAACCAAATACGCCGAGTATGGGATATCTGTTGTTCCAGAATTACCCTAATCCTTTCAATCCATCCACCGTCATCAATTTTACAATTCCGCGGGATGAATTTGTCAGAATAGGCATCTATAATGTCCTTGGAGCAGAGATTGAGGTTATTATGAATGAAACATTATCTCGGGGGGTTCATTCCGTTCGTTGGGAAGCAAAAAACCATCCGTCCGGTTTGTATTTTTATCAAATTCATTCAGGTGGTTATTCGGAAACGCGAAAAATGCTCCTTTTGAGATAG
- the metH gene encoding methionine synthase, giving the protein MSKTFEQVLKEKIVVFDGAMGTNIQTQDLTADDFGGEHLNGCNEFLLVTKPSAIEKVHSDFLAAGVDVIETDTFGSSSIVLAEYDLQDRAYEISKLGASLAKKVAREFSTAAHPRFVAGSIGPTTKLPSLGHITFSEMEKSYYEQVSGLVEGGADLLIVETSQDILQVKAALGAAFRYFADKRIKLPVVSSITIETMGTMLMGTEIGAALTALEPYDISVIGMNCATGPKEMSENIRYLTQNSRIPVSCIPNAGLPENVGGVAHYHLSPEEMAQWLTHFVKDYGVSVVGGCCGTRPEHLKAVVSAMSGFTPKQRTIEYQPSVSSLYSSVTMEMKPAPLIVGERTNANGSKKFRELLQKEDYDGMVMMAKEAIKEGAHVLDVCVAYVGRDEVRDMKEFVSRLNTQVPLPLVIDSTEANVIEAALQLCAGKAIVNSINLEDGEERIAHVVPLCKKYGAAVVALTIDERGMAKTAQDKFDIAKRIYDLVVNKYGMKSSDLIFDTLTFTLGSGDEEFRKAGVETIEAIKLIKNEYPDVGFVLGVSNISFGLSPHIRHDLNSVFLHFAIEAGLSQAIVNAQKIKPLYKIDERGRELCKQLVFDERKFEGEQCTYDPLTELMAFYADKKSDMKAEKKERAGTIEEILKNRIIDGEKMDVGIDLDEALKKYSPLQIINEVLLEGMKVVGDLFGRGDMQLPFVLQSAETMKASVAYLEQFMEKTDATNKGTMVLATVKGDVHDIGKNLVDIILTNNGYKVYNLGIKQPLDNIINAWQEHKADAIGMSGLLVKSTAIMKENLELMNERGLIPPVVLGGAALTRRFVENDLRSLYKGTVVYASDAFDGLRFMEQLKTKGIESFASSSTEQTVSSEDGEELLTGSEAKIAAAMKEYPIPNGISKVSHDYEIPKPPFWGSKIVENISLDEIFGFINEAALIKGQWQVRKGKRSEEDYRKEVEEKVRPDLERLKEQAKRENLLQPKVVYGYFPCQSEGNDLIIYQDDQKTERLRFSFPRQKDDRFLCLSDYFSPKESGKMDVVPFHMVTMGKKASEYSAKLYAANDYKEYLYFHGLSVETAEALAELWHKKIREELGIAGKDAKETKRLFSQGYQGSRYSFGYPACPNLEDHVKLFELLQPERIGVHLTEEFMMEPEQSTDAIIVHHPEAKYFNIK; this is encoded by the coding sequence ATGAGTAAAACATTTGAACAAGTATTAAAAGAGAAAATCGTCGTATTTGACGGCGCGATGGGGACAAACATCCAGACTCAGGATCTTACCGCGGACGATTTTGGCGGAGAGCATCTTAACGGTTGTAACGAGTTTCTGCTTGTGACAAAACCCTCTGCCATTGAGAAAGTTCACAGCGATTTTCTTGCTGCCGGCGTTGATGTTATTGAGACCGATACATTCGGATCATCATCTATCGTGCTTGCAGAATACGATCTACAGGATCGTGCATATGAAATTAGTAAACTAGGTGCTTCATTGGCTAAGAAAGTAGCACGAGAATTTTCAACCGCTGCTCACCCCCGTTTTGTTGCCGGATCAATCGGACCCACAACAAAACTTCCATCGCTTGGACATATTACATTTTCCGAAATGGAAAAATCGTATTACGAACAAGTTTCTGGTTTGGTGGAAGGTGGAGCTGATCTTCTTATTGTAGAAACATCGCAAGATATTTTACAGGTGAAAGCCGCTCTTGGTGCGGCATTCAGATATTTTGCTGATAAACGAATTAAGCTTCCTGTGGTCAGCTCCATAACCATTGAGACGATGGGAACGATGTTGATGGGAACGGAAATCGGTGCGGCTCTTACCGCATTAGAGCCGTATGATATTTCTGTTATCGGAATGAATTGTGCGACCGGTCCGAAGGAGATGTCTGAAAATATTCGGTACCTGACTCAGAATTCACGAATTCCTGTCTCCTGTATTCCAAACGCCGGACTTCCGGAAAATGTCGGCGGAGTGGCACACTATCATCTTTCTCCGGAAGAAATGGCGCAGTGGCTTACCCATTTTGTAAAAGATTACGGAGTGAGTGTTGTTGGCGGATGCTGCGGTACCCGTCCTGAACATTTAAAGGCTGTCGTTAGTGCAATGAGCGGTTTTACACCAAAACAACGGACTATTGAATATCAACCTTCCGTTTCGAGTTTGTATTCCAGCGTAACGATGGAAATGAAACCCGCACCACTTATTGTTGGTGAACGGACGAATGCTAATGGCTCGAAAAAATTCCGCGAGCTTCTTCAAAAAGAAGATTACGACGGAATGGTAATGATGGCGAAGGAGGCGATCAAAGAAGGAGCGCATGTATTGGATGTCTGCGTTGCGTATGTGGGCCGAGATGAAGTGCGTGATATGAAGGAATTTGTTTCACGATTGAATACGCAAGTTCCTTTGCCGTTGGTAATTGATTCAACGGAAGCGAATGTTATTGAAGCAGCTCTTCAATTGTGCGCTGGAAAAGCGATTGTCAATTCCATCAATCTCGAAGATGGAGAGGAGCGTATTGCTCATGTTGTACCGCTCTGCAAAAAATACGGAGCAGCTGTTGTTGCACTTACGATTGATGAACGCGGAATGGCGAAGACCGCTCAAGACAAATTTGATATTGCAAAAAGGATCTATGATCTCGTGGTGAATAAGTACGGGATGAAATCCAGCGATTTGATTTTTGACACACTCACATTCACTCTTGGCAGCGGTGATGAAGAGTTCCGGAAAGCAGGGGTGGAAACGATTGAAGCGATCAAACTGATCAAAAATGAATATCCTGATGTTGGGTTTGTCTTGGGTGTAAGTAATATCTCCTTTGGACTTTCACCTCATATCCGCCATGACTTGAATTCGGTATTCTTGCATTTCGCCATTGAAGCGGGATTATCGCAGGCGATTGTCAATGCACAAAAGATTAAACCGCTTTACAAAATTGACGAGCGTGGTCGCGAGTTGTGCAAGCAATTGGTGTTTGACGAACGGAAATTCGAAGGGGAACAGTGTACCTATGATCCGTTGACGGAATTGATGGCATTTTATGCGGACAAAAAATCCGATATGAAAGCAGAGAAAAAAGAGCGTGCCGGTACAATCGAGGAGATTCTCAAAAACCGCATTATTGACGGTGAAAAAATGGATGTCGGTATCGATCTTGATGAAGCATTAAAAAAATATTCACCGCTCCAGATTATTAATGAGGTACTGCTTGAAGGGATGAAAGTAGTTGGAGACTTATTTGGGAGGGGGGATATGCAGCTTCCATTTGTGCTTCAATCAGCGGAAACGATGAAAGCTTCGGTTGCGTATCTAGAACAATTTATGGAAAAAACCGATGCAACGAACAAGGGAACAATGGTCCTTGCAACGGTCAAAGGAGATGTACATGATATCGGAAAGAATTTGGTCGATATCATCTTAACGAACAATGGCTACAAAGTGTACAATCTTGGCATTAAACAGCCGTTGGATAATATCATCAATGCGTGGCAGGAGCACAAGGCCGATGCTATTGGTATGAGCGGGTTGCTTGTAAAATCTACCGCAATCATGAAGGAAAATCTTGAATTGATGAACGAACGCGGTTTGATTCCTCCCGTTGTTTTAGGTGGAGCTGCACTGACCCGTCGATTCGTTGAGAATGACCTTCGGTCTCTATACAAAGGAACGGTTGTGTACGCCAGCGATGCGTTCGATGGTCTTCGATTTATGGAACAATTGAAAACGAAAGGGATCGAAAGTTTTGCATCGTCATCAACAGAACAGACTGTCTCGTCCGAAGATGGTGAAGAACTACTGACCGGCTCTGAAGCAAAAATCGCGGCGGCAATGAAAGAATACCCGATCCCGAATGGTATTTCTAAAGTGTCACATGATTATGAAATTCCCAAACCGCCATTCTGGGGATCTAAAATTGTTGAGAATATTTCGCTTGATGAGATCTTCGGGTTTATTAATGAAGCAGCGTTGATTAAAGGACAATGGCAGGTGCGAAAAGGGAAACGTTCAGAAGAAGATTACCGTAAAGAAGTAGAAGAAAAAGTTCGTCCCGATCTTGAACGATTGAAAGAACAGGCAAAGCGTGAAAATCTTCTCCAACCGAAAGTTGTGTATGGATATTTCCCTTGTCAATCCGAAGGTAATGATCTTATTATTTATCAGGACGATCAAAAAACCGAACGATTGAGATTCTCTTTTCCACGCCAAAAGGATGATCGATTCCTCTGTCTTTCCGATTATTTTTCACCGAAAGAATCCGGAAAGATGGATGTTGTTCCGTTTCACATGGTGACGATGGGAAAGAAGGCATCCGAATATTCGGCAAAACTATATGCTGCGAACGATTACAAGGAGTATTTGTACTTCCATGGTTTAAGCGTAGAGACTGCCGAAGCATTAGCGGAATTGTGGCATAAAAAAATCCGTGAAGAACTTGGCATCGCTGGGAAAGATGCAAAAGAAACAAAACGATTGTTCAGTCAAGGATATCAAGGTTCCCGTTACAGCTTTGGATATCCGGCATGTCCCAATCTTGAGGATCATGTTAAATTGTTCGAACTCCTTCAGCCGGAACGAATCGGTGTTCATCTTACGGAAGAATTCATGATGGAGCCTGAACAATCCACTGATGCGATTATTGTACATCATCCCGAAGCAAAATATTTTAACATAAAGTAA
- the dut gene encoding dUTP diphosphatase: protein MTPLKIRITRISELTNDVPLPTYATQGSAGMDIYAAVVNEMTVKAGETTLVPTGFSMEIPVGFEAQIRPRSGLALKSSIGLMNSPGTIDSDYRGEVKIVFTNYGKNDFVVKRGDRIAQMIVAKYERVEWEETHRLSETVRGSGGFGHTGIA from the coding sequence ATGACCCCGCTTAAAATACGAATCACTCGAATCTCCGAATTGACAAATGATGTTCCGCTTCCGACCTATGCCACGCAAGGTTCTGCAGGAATGGATATTTATGCTGCCGTCGTAAATGAAATGACGGTGAAAGCAGGGGAAACAACATTAGTACCGACCGGATTCTCAATGGAAATTCCAGTCGGATTTGAGGCACAGATTAGACCAAGAAGCGGTCTGGCATTAAAGAGCAGTATTGGATTGATGAATTCCCCCGGAACAATAGATTCAGATTATCGTGGAGAAGTAAAGATTGTTTTTACAAATTATGGGAAGAACGATTTTGTCGTTAAACGTGGCGACCGAATTGCACAAATGATTGTTGCAAAGTACGAACGAGTAGAATGGGAAGAGACTCATCGGCTTTCCGAAACCGTCCGCGGTTCCGGCGGCTTTGGTCACACTGGTATCGCTTAA
- a CDS encoding nitronate monooxygenase: MTNRITDLFHIQFPIIQAGMVWVSGWKLASAVSNAGALGLVGAGSMKPDLLREHLQKTKSATLKPFGVNIPLLRGDIDELIKVALEENIKIIFSSAGHPGRHIEKFKKAGYIVVHVVANVKQALKAEEVGCDAVVAEGFEAGGHNGIDEITTLSLIPQVVDAVKIPVIGAGGIADGRGMLAAFALGAEGVQVGTRFAATVESSAHDIYKQKIVEANDGDTVLTYHNILPVRAIKNPFMTQVQKEETQKGMTRERMMELHAKGRERKGIFEGNWEEGEMEMGQSSGLIHDIPTAAEVVQRMMNEFETTRRTIHALS; encoded by the coding sequence ATGACCAATCGTATAACTGACCTTTTTCACATCCAATTTCCGATCATTCAAGCTGGCATGGTTTGGGTTTCAGGATGGAAACTAGCATCTGCCGTCTCAAACGCTGGTGCTCTCGGTCTTGTTGGGGCAGGTTCTATGAAGCCAGATCTGCTTCGCGAACATCTACAAAAAACAAAATCTGCCACATTAAAACCGTTTGGTGTAAATATTCCTCTCCTCCGAGGTGATATTGATGAGTTGATTAAGGTTGCACTGGAAGAGAATATCAAAATAATTTTTTCTTCTGCAGGCCATCCCGGACGCCATATTGAAAAATTTAAAAAAGCCGGATACATTGTCGTTCATGTTGTGGCAAATGTAAAGCAGGCGTTGAAAGCAGAAGAAGTTGGCTGTGACGCTGTTGTTGCCGAAGGATTCGAAGCCGGTGGCCACAATGGCATTGATGAAATCACAACGCTTTCTCTTATTCCTCAAGTTGTTGATGCTGTGAAGATTCCGGTGATTGGAGCGGGTGGAATTGCCGATGGTCGTGGAATGTTGGCGGCGTTTGCATTAGGTGCAGAAGGAGTTCAAGTCGGGACCCGCTTTGCCGCAACGGTGGAATCTTCAGCTCATGATATCTATAAACAAAAAATTGTTGAAGCGAATGATGGCGATACGGTGTTAACGTATCATAATATTCTTCCAGTGAGAGCAATAAAAAATCCGTTTATGACGCAGGTGCAAAAAGAAGAAACACAAAAAGGGATGACACGTGAGAGGATGATGGAATTGCATGCTAAAGGACGTGAACGGAAAGGGATCTTCGAAGGGAACTGGGAAGAGGGAGAAATGGAAATGGGACAAAGTTCCGGACTGATCCATGATATACCAACTGCTGCGGAAGTTGTTCAAAGAATGATGAATGAGTTCGAAACAACGCGTCGTACCATCCACGCTCTGTCGTGA
- a CDS encoding L-serine ammonia-lyase: MNHSDRITTSIFDLFKVGPGPSSSHTIGPMKAAFDFLSRIKQLPTHLTTTATSLEVILYGSLAATGKGHGTDRAVAAGLLGKHPEECDPQWFSSLMGTDASYAINIGSHLISFSADNIHFERGKFHFHHPNTLQMRLMNGDVPIIEEEYYSVGGGFIHRKGESAYEKSNVQPAYSFSTMSEVKDHLQQKNISLAELIIQNEISISGMGRDQVLTKIDAILNFMHDAVQRGLSVTGQLPGTIKLNRKAASLYKKAQEMSRSQDSFLIFLNAYCEAASEENAAGNIVVTAPTSGASGVIPGLTYLMKSHFHYDQQKLREGMLVAAAIGFLVKHNASISGAEMGCMGEIGTASAMGAAMLAYCAGCDVNAIEAAAEIAIEHHLGMTCDPIGGYVQIPCIERNAMGAVKAYNAFLLASSGNHAHQKISLDSVIKVMKATGDDMSKKYKETSEAGLALSSTEC, translated from the coding sequence ATGAATCACTCCGATAGAATTACCACATCCATTTTTGATCTCTTTAAAGTTGGTCCAGGACCATCAAGTTCCCACACAATTGGTCCAATGAAGGCTGCGTTTGATTTTCTTTCCCGGATCAAGCAATTACCCACACATCTTACTACAACAGCAACTTCTCTTGAAGTGATTCTCTACGGTTCTCTTGCTGCAACGGGAAAAGGGCACGGCACAGATCGTGCAGTTGCGGCCGGACTTCTTGGAAAACATCCCGAAGAATGTGATCCTCAATGGTTTTCGTCACTGATGGGGACAGATGCTTCCTATGCTATTAACATCGGGTCACATTTGATTTCGTTCTCGGCCGACAATATTCATTTTGAACGTGGGAAATTTCATTTTCACCATCCCAACACTCTTCAGATGAGATTGATGAATGGAGATGTGCCTATCATAGAAGAAGAATATTATTCCGTCGGAGGGGGATTTATCCATCGAAAAGGTGAATCAGCGTATGAAAAAAGTAATGTGCAACCGGCATATTCGTTCTCAACGATGAGCGAGGTGAAAGATCATTTGCAACAAAAAAATATTTCTTTGGCGGAATTGATCATTCAAAATGAAATATCCATTTCGGGAATGGGCCGTGATCAGGTTCTTACAAAAATTGACGCGATTTTAAATTTTATGCATGATGCAGTTCAACGAGGGCTCTCTGTCACGGGCCAACTTCCCGGAACGATCAAATTGAATCGCAAAGCGGCATCACTTTATAAAAAAGCTCAAGAAATGTCCCGGTCTCAAGATTCCTTCCTCATTTTTCTGAATGCATATTGTGAGGCCGCTTCCGAAGAAAATGCGGCGGGAAATATTGTTGTCACCGCGCCAACAAGCGGAGCATCCGGTGTTATTCCGGGATTAACCTATTTGATGAAATCTCATTTCCATTATGACCAACAGAAATTACGCGAAGGGATGCTTGTTGCAGCGGCAATCGGTTTTCTTGTGAAACATAATGCGAGCATCTCCGGTGCAGAAATGGGATGCATGGGTGAGATTGGGACTGCGAGCGCCATGGGGGCAGCCATGCTAGCCTATTGTGCAGGTTGCGACGTGAATGCAATCGAAGCAGCTGCCGAGATCGCCATTGAACACCATCTCGGTATGACGTGTGACCCGATTGGCGGATATGTCCAGATTCCTTGCATAGAACGGAACGCAATGGGGGCGGTGAAAGCATATAATGCTTTTCTTCTTGCCTCTTCGGGAAATCACGCCCATCAAAAAATCTCCCTTGATAGTGTTATTAAAGTGATGAAAGCAACCGGTGATGATATGTCCAAAAAATATAAAGAAACATCCGAGGCAGGATTGGCTCTGAGTTCAACCGAGTGTTAA
- a CDS encoding thioredoxin-like domain-containing protein: protein MKEKGNSVVALSWAIIYIFHVKALHQTYQQSTKAPELYGDYWFNSAPRSIASSQGQNILLFFWSYTSPASLRMLPIIQEWFTMYADLGLECIGVHSPEFSFATNPRNVEDFLQKHSVHFPIVADNDRLIAGAYRITTFPSLVLISGNGNIYDVVTETFSISRLERSMQYLLRQSGFFGELPMLRSIESERSQEHNAFEITTGYLHGSLGNVEGYSPELPSEYRDPNIYVEGKFYAHGIWRAERNAFHYEGEPNDGYLICQSEGENIDTLVGCEQKSSMRIKVDDASMLIGQMGSDVKRDPKGNSVVTINEPQFVSIFHGVQKETHSVKLIPANTGVTFYMFSLYKDRIQEDFDQTIHNN from the coding sequence TTGAAGGAAAAGGGAAATAGTGTCGTTGCACTTTCCTGGGCCATTATCTATATTTTTCATGTGAAAGCACTTCACCAAACATATCAGCAATCCACAAAAGCACCCGAACTCTACGGAGATTATTGGTTCAATTCCGCACCACGTTCAATTGCATCGTCGCAAGGGCAAAATATTTTACTGTTTTTTTGGAGTTACACATCTCCCGCATCGCTCCGCATGCTTCCAATTATTCAGGAATGGTTTACGATGTATGCGGATTTAGGTTTGGAATGTATCGGTGTCCACTCTCCCGAATTTTCGTTTGCAACGAATCCACGGAACGTGGAAGATTTTTTACAAAAACACTCAGTTCATTTCCCGATTGTTGCCGATAATGACCGCCTCATTGCCGGAGCATATCGCATTACAACATTCCCATCGCTGGTGTTGATCAGCGGCAATGGAAATATTTATGACGTTGTTACGGAAACATTCTCGATCTCCCGCCTTGAACGTTCGATGCAATATTTACTTCGTCAGTCCGGTTTTTTTGGAGAACTGCCGATGCTTCGGTCCATTGAATCCGAACGGTCACAGGAACATAATGCATTCGAAATTACTACCGGATATTTACATGGATCTTTGGGGAATGTTGAAGGATACAGTCCGGAGCTTCCTTCGGAATATCGGGATCCGAATATTTACGTTGAAGGTAAATTTTATGCCCATGGAATTTGGCGAGCTGAGCGAAATGCCTTTCATTACGAAGGAGAACCGAATGATGGGTATTTGATCTGCCAAAGCGAAGGGGAGAATATTGACACACTTGTCGGCTGCGAACAAAAGAGTTCCATGCGGATTAAAGTTGATGATGCTTCTATGCTCATTGGGCAGATGGGTTCTGATGTGAAGCGAGACCCCAAAGGAAATTCTGTCGTGACGATCAACGAACCGCAATTTGTTTCTATCTTTCACGGTGTACAAAAAGAGACACATTCCGTCAAACTCATCCCGGCGAATACTGGTGTAACATTCTATATGTTTTCGTTATATAAGGATCGCATTCAAGAAGATTTTGATCAGACGATCCACAATAATTGA
- a CDS encoding AI-2E family transporter, with the protein MAKQKKSPDVTPLPESSNGDQSTPVSTLDTVVISAGLVLLFFLLYSLESLISPFLIFGTIIFLLYPLRNIAVAKNVMLLAVVLFTLWFVYTIDKILSPFILSLFLAYLFHPIVSKLETSWKIPRWTSAVFIICISIAIVIVLLILGLPHIIGQFEGILQAIGTISTQFVEWVLDGRFIKAIQKYGISTDQMRSMLTNSIAPRVEDILKGILKGTFGIVSGLQVLVSGIVNIVIIPFLTFFLLKDFLLVRHRIKMMIPRKRRIQSVAFYHRVDEILGRYIRGTTIIAIFDTAAVTTGLWIIGIQYPLVLGILSGMLFFVPYFGFITILCVSAFVASLSMGAMTLPVISTVSYLAVLHIIENYVLTPNIIGGKIGLHPVVLILSLFIFGYFLGFIGLLIAIPAAAIIIVSVKEWELNHKKELKLEEE; encoded by the coding sequence ATGGCAAAACAAAAGAAATCACCCGACGTTACACCGCTGCCTGAATCAAGCAATGGAGATCAATCGACGCCAGTATCAACATTGGACACCGTTGTTATTTCTGCAGGACTTGTACTATTATTTTTTCTACTCTATTCCCTTGAGTCGTTGATCTCTCCATTTTTAATCTTTGGCACCATCATCTTTTTATTGTATCCGTTACGCAACATTGCAGTAGCTAAAAACGTGATGCTGCTTGCCGTTGTATTGTTTACTCTATGGTTCGTTTACACAATCGATAAAATACTATCACCGTTTATTCTTTCATTGTTCCTAGCATATTTGTTCCATCCAATTGTTTCAAAATTGGAAACTTCCTGGAAGATTCCCCGCTGGACTTCGGCAGTCTTTATTATTTGTATTAGCATCGCAATAGTTATTGTATTGCTTATTCTCGGTTTGCCACACATCATCGGTCAGTTTGAGGGAATACTTCAAGCGATTGGAACAATCTCAACTCAATTTGTCGAGTGGGTGCTTGACGGTCGCTTCATAAAAGCGATTCAAAAATATGGAATATCGACCGACCAAATGCGAAGCATGTTGACAAATTCTATTGCACCGCGCGTGGAGGACATTTTAAAAGGAATTCTCAAAGGAACATTCGGTATTGTCAGTGGATTGCAAGTGCTTGTCTCCGGCATTGTGAATATCGTGATCATTCCGTTCCTCACATTCTTTCTGCTGAAAGATTTTCTGCTTGTCCGCCACCGTATTAAAATGATGATCCCAAGAAAAAGAAGAATACAATCGGTTGCGTTTTATCATCGGGTCGATGAGATCCTTGGACGGTACATTCGCGGAACAACAATCATCGCCATTTTTGATACAGCGGCAGTGACAACCGGATTATGGATTATCGGTATTCAATATCCGCTGGTATTGGGAATTCTTTCCGGTATGCTTTTCTTCGTTCCCTATTTCGGATTCATTACCATTCTGTGTGTTTCGGCATTTGTTGCTTCGCTCAGTATGGGAGCTATGACGCTTCCGGTAATCTCAACGGTGTCCTATTTAGCGGTTCTTCACATTATTGAAAATTATGTGTTGACGCCGAATATTATTGGAGGAAAGATCGGGTTGCATCCTGTGGTACTTATTTTGTCGCTGTTCATCTTTGGATATTTCCTCGGATTTATTGGTCTACTGATTGCTATTCCTGCTGCAGCAATCATTATCGTTTCGGTGAAAGAGTGGGAATTGAACCATAAAAAAGAATTGAAACTGGAAGAAGAATAA